One segment of Arcanobacterium phocae DNA contains the following:
- a CDS encoding ATP-dependent DNA helicase codes for MSDVEPLLSQVVASVGGTTREGQVTMAQRVAQALEDDDHLLIQAGTGTGKSFGYLVPVMSWAATSGKRAIISTATLALQRQIMLHDAPRVKDALHDELGLHVDIALLKGWNNYVCLRKATGGYPEEGTLLSRAEGEVGATATGEEIVRAREWAMSTDTGDRDDLVPGVSDKAWAQVSVPKRECIGEKCPVRQSCFPYLAREAADDAPVVVTNHAMLGIAATGTPVLPEAQAFIIDEAHELVDRVTGQLTRVLSKYDITSIARLLRKSGLGDCDLDESADELLGLLADLPEGRITAFSQDMFDAIARLTGRIQEAGEYATGLSGKDEDQAIAKQILRSRLSEMVDLCDDLLSDAIVNETLVVWKTEFSDGVGVLYAAPLEVAGAIADELFDNRATVLTSATLKINGTFDAMAVRTGLDFPSQGPWEGIDVGSPFTPEKQGVLYVAKHLPVPDKNGYGDESLAEMVELIQASHGGALVLFTSRAAAERAAEYVRDRVDVSVFVQGEDQLSTLVKNFADDEDACLFGTISLWQGVDVPGRTCRLVIIDRIPFPRPNDPLMQARSEAANHNGGNGFMSVMATQAALLLAQGAGRLLRRTTDRGVVAVLDPRLRTARYSSFLLASMPKMWPTTDPWIVREVLQRLAQDS; via the coding sequence GTGAGTGATGTCGAACCTTTGCTGTCGCAGGTTGTTGCTTCGGTAGGCGGCACTACACGCGAAGGGCAAGTGACGATGGCGCAACGGGTGGCACAAGCTCTTGAAGACGACGATCATCTCCTCATTCAGGCAGGAACTGGAACTGGAAAATCTTTTGGATATCTTGTCCCGGTTATGTCGTGGGCTGCTACCAGCGGCAAACGGGCGATTATTTCGACGGCAACCTTGGCTTTGCAACGTCAGATTATGTTGCATGATGCGCCACGTGTCAAAGATGCTTTGCATGACGAATTGGGTCTGCACGTGGATATTGCGTTGCTCAAAGGGTGGAACAACTACGTGTGTTTACGCAAGGCTACCGGCGGTTACCCGGAAGAAGGAACGCTACTGTCACGTGCAGAGGGTGAAGTAGGAGCAACTGCGACGGGCGAGGAGATAGTCAGAGCGCGCGAATGGGCAATGAGTACAGATACTGGCGACCGTGACGATCTTGTCCCGGGAGTGTCTGATAAGGCATGGGCCCAGGTCTCCGTACCGAAACGGGAATGTATTGGAGAAAAATGTCCCGTCAGGCAGAGTTGCTTCCCTTATTTGGCTCGCGAAGCTGCAGATGACGCTCCCGTCGTCGTAACTAATCACGCCATGTTGGGAATTGCAGCAACCGGTACACCGGTTTTGCCTGAAGCTCAAGCGTTCATTATCGATGAGGCTCATGAACTTGTTGATCGAGTTACTGGTCAGCTTACTCGGGTGTTATCAAAATACGACATCACAAGTATCGCTCGACTCTTACGTAAATCTGGGCTAGGCGATTGTGATCTTGACGAATCTGCCGACGAATTATTAGGTCTTTTAGCAGATCTTCCTGAGGGACGAATCACTGCTTTTTCCCAAGATATGTTTGATGCGATTGCGCGTTTAACTGGGCGGATTCAAGAAGCTGGGGAGTACGCTACTGGCCTGTCTGGCAAGGATGAGGATCAAGCAATTGCAAAACAGATTTTGCGCTCGCGGTTGAGTGAAATGGTGGACCTGTGTGATGATCTGCTTTCTGACGCGATTGTTAACGAAACGCTTGTTGTCTGGAAGACTGAGTTTAGCGATGGCGTTGGGGTGTTGTATGCCGCGCCGCTAGAAGTTGCTGGCGCTATTGCCGATGAGTTGTTTGATAATCGAGCAACCGTTTTGACGTCGGCGACGCTGAAAATCAATGGAACGTTCGACGCCATGGCAGTGCGAACAGGGCTAGATTTTCCGAGCCAAGGGCCTTGGGAAGGTATAGACGTCGGCAGTCCGTTTACGCCAGAAAAGCAGGGCGTTCTGTATGTTGCTAAGCATTTGCCTGTTCCTGACAAGAACGGGTATGGGGACGAGTCGCTTGCAGAAATGGTAGAACTTATCCAAGCTTCGCATGGCGGTGCACTTGTTCTGTTTACCTCGCGAGCCGCCGCTGAGCGGGCTGCTGAGTATGTGCGAGATCGGGTAGATGTTTCAGTATTTGTTCAGGGCGAAGATCAGTTATCAACGTTGGTTAAAAATTTCGCGGACGATGAAGATGCGTGTTTATTTGGAACGATCTCCTTATGGCAGGGAGTCGACGTTCCGGGCAGAACTTGCCGGCTGGTGATTATCGACCGGATTCCGTTTCCTCGTCCTAACGATCCGTTAATGCAGGCGCGTTCAGAGGCTGCCAACCATAATGGTGGCAATGGTTTTATGAGCGTTATGGCGACTCAAGCAGCTTTGTTATTGGCACAGGGAGCAGGGCGCTTGTTGCGTCGAACCACTGACCGCGGTGTTGTGGCGGTTCTTGATCCGCGGCTGCGAACGGCACGGTATTCGAGTTTCCTATTGGCGTCTATGCCGAAAATGTGGCCGACGACGGATCCGTGGATTGTTCGAGAGGTTCTACAACGTCTGGCGCAAGATAGTTGA
- the hflX gene encoding GTPase HflX: protein MKKHVDLSSYEGTALQENPAYEGQWAGESLDREERSSLKRVSSLATHVDDKVDVEYRQLRLERVVLVGLWQEGPYAGAQDSLRELAALAETAGSTVLDGLIQRRQLPDPATYLGSGKAKELAEIVQVHEADTVIVDSELAPSQRRALEDVVNVKVIDRTALILDIFAQHAKSKEGKAQVELAQLEYLLPRLRGWGDSMSRQAGGRVAGGAGIGSRGPGETQLELDRRRIRTRMAKLRADIKAMKPARVTRRASRTKNAVPAVVVVGYTNAGKSSLLNTLTGAGVLVENALFATLDPTVRRTETKDGRPYTLTDTVGFVRNLPTQLVEAFRSTLEEVGSADLLLHVVDASHHDPVGQIQAVRKVLADVPGAENVRELIVLSKADLADPIDVATLRSRYPESVLVSAVTGEGIDELYDRIDQLLPRPNILIDVTIPFSRGDIVSRIHDDGEIFAESFTADGTHLNAHVTEEIAGMLVDAGLMHRE from the coding sequence ATGAAAAAGCACGTTGATCTATCCTCATACGAGGGGACTGCGTTACAAGAGAATCCAGCTTACGAAGGGCAGTGGGCTGGCGAGTCTCTAGATCGAGAAGAGCGCTCTTCACTGAAACGAGTATCAAGCCTCGCAACTCATGTGGACGATAAGGTTGATGTTGAGTACCGTCAGCTGAGGCTAGAACGTGTTGTGCTTGTTGGCTTATGGCAAGAAGGACCATACGCGGGAGCACAAGATTCGTTGCGCGAGCTCGCTGCATTGGCCGAGACAGCTGGTTCTACCGTTCTCGATGGACTTATTCAACGCCGCCAGTTGCCTGATCCAGCAACCTATCTCGGCTCAGGTAAAGCGAAGGAGCTTGCCGAGATTGTGCAAGTCCATGAAGCAGACACGGTGATTGTTGATTCTGAACTGGCTCCATCCCAGCGCCGTGCGCTAGAAGATGTCGTCAACGTGAAAGTTATTGACCGGACCGCGTTGATCCTTGATATTTTTGCTCAGCATGCCAAGTCTAAAGAGGGCAAGGCGCAAGTTGAGCTTGCCCAACTAGAATACTTGCTACCTCGATTGCGTGGTTGGGGCGATTCGATGTCTCGGCAGGCAGGTGGTCGAGTTGCTGGTGGCGCTGGTATTGGTTCACGTGGTCCTGGCGAAACCCAGCTCGAACTTGACCGCCGTCGTATTCGTACCCGAATGGCGAAGCTTCGAGCAGATATTAAGGCGATGAAGCCGGCACGAGTGACTCGCCGGGCATCTCGAACAAAAAATGCAGTGCCAGCTGTCGTCGTCGTCGGGTACACCAACGCAGGGAAGTCGTCCCTACTTAACACGTTAACCGGTGCGGGCGTGCTTGTCGAGAACGCACTCTTTGCAACACTCGATCCTACTGTACGGCGTACGGAAACAAAGGATGGGCGCCCGTATACGCTGACGGACACGGTAGGATTCGTGCGTAATCTTCCAACCCAATTGGTTGAGGCGTTTCGGTCTACACTGGAAGAGGTTGGTTCGGCAGATCTGCTATTACACGTCGTTGATGCCTCGCATCATGATCCTGTTGGGCAGATCCAGGCGGTGCGTAAGGTACTGGCCGATGTCCCCGGAGCGGAAAACGTTCGTGAGCTAATTGTATTGTCGAAAGCCGATCTTGCCGATCCGATCGACGTCGCTACGTTGCGTTCCCGATACCCAGAATCAGTTCTGGTCTCGGCGGTTACTGGCGAAGGTATTGACGAACTTTACGACCGCATTGACCAGTTGTTACCTCGCCCAAATATTCTGATTGACGTGACGATTCCGTTCTCACGTGGGGATATCGTTTCCCGGATTCACGACGACGGCGAGATCTTCGCCGAGTCATTTACCGCAGACGGAACCCATCTTAATGCTCATGTCACGGAGGAAATCGCTGGCATGTTAGTTGATGCGGGATTGATGCACCGTGAGTGA
- a CDS encoding class I SAM-dependent methyltransferase, with the protein MNDHYFSDSPHVASAPTKRTYSALGQQWTVTTDAGVFSPSGLDKGTAVLLHKVPIFDLPDDALVADVGCGWGPITLALAHTYPQTRILASDVNERALDLASRNVVDAGFTNVEVGLAPDMISRLTSEIAAGQHKGIDLIWSNPPIRIGKDALHELLATWMGLLSPTGEAFWVVQKNLGADSLAKWLNNSGFPTEKIGSAKGFRVLHSRRR; encoded by the coding sequence GTGAATGACCATTATTTTTCTGATTCTCCGCACGTGGCCTCAGCTCCCACTAAACGCACATATTCAGCGCTAGGGCAGCAATGGACAGTCACCACTGATGCCGGAGTTTTTTCGCCTTCAGGGCTAGATAAAGGCACTGCCGTACTACTGCATAAGGTCCCGATTTTTGACCTTCCCGACGACGCACTGGTTGCCGATGTAGGTTGTGGATGGGGCCCCATTACCTTGGCGCTGGCCCACACGTATCCACAGACCAGAATTTTAGCTAGTGATGTCAACGAACGGGCTCTTGATTTGGCTTCACGCAATGTTGTAGACGCAGGTTTTACGAACGTTGAGGTTGGTCTAGCACCCGATATGATTTCCCGGCTCACGAGCGAAATTGCGGCAGGACAGCACAAAGGTATCGACCTTATCTGGTCTAATCCACCAATCCGCATTGGCAAAGACGCCCTGCATGAGTTGCTAGCGACTTGGATGGGCTTGCTGTCTCCTACCGGGGAGGCATTCTGGGTTGTTCAGAAGAACTTGGGCGCAGATTCTCTAGCCAAGTGGCTCAATAATTCCGGTTTCCCGACTGAAAAGATTGGTTCAGCAAAGGGCTTTAGAGTTCTTCACTCGCGTCGGAGATAA
- the miaA gene encoding tRNA (adenosine(37)-N6)-dimethylallyltransferase MiaA, whose amino-acid sequence MVLPVIAVVGPTASGKTALSIRLAQFLGGPDRVEIISADAMQLYRGMDIGTAKATLEERQGIVHHQLDVLDVSQAASVAAYQQYAREDIATIHQAGRIPIVVGGSGLYVSALLDELDFPGTDPQIRAELEDKWKHDNGASLIAELQEKDPLTAQTINLLNPRRVIRALEVVRLTGQSYTPVFPRHTSHYEETIHIGVRRDKTELEQAISSRAQMMFDCGLIAETEQLLKNGLRGSPTAHKATGYAEAISVIDQQMDIPQAVESVAFHTRRLAKKQRTWFRRDPRISWVDVAENNVEVAADQALRLISDASEEL is encoded by the coding sequence ATGGTGTTGCCAGTCATAGCTGTCGTCGGGCCAACTGCGTCCGGAAAAACAGCTCTATCTATCCGTCTAGCCCAGTTTCTTGGCGGACCTGATCGGGTAGAAATTATCTCGGCAGATGCCATGCAATTATATCGTGGCATGGATATCGGCACTGCGAAAGCTACCCTAGAAGAGCGCCAAGGAATTGTCCATCACCAACTAGATGTTCTTGATGTCTCGCAAGCTGCTTCGGTTGCTGCCTACCAACAATATGCCCGAGAAGATATAGCAACAATCCATCAAGCCGGTCGTATTCCTATCGTTGTTGGTGGTTCTGGGCTATATGTTAGTGCCCTCCTTGATGAGCTTGATTTTCCAGGTACTGATCCCCAGATTCGTGCAGAGCTAGAAGATAAGTGGAAACATGATAACGGTGCGTCGCTTATTGCAGAGCTACAAGAAAAAGATCCGCTCACTGCACAGACAATCAATCTTTTAAATCCGCGCAGAGTTATTCGTGCGCTAGAGGTAGTTCGGCTTACCGGGCAGTCGTACACGCCGGTGTTTCCTCGGCATACCAGCCACTATGAAGAAACTATTCATATCGGCGTCAGACGAGATAAAACAGAGTTAGAACAGGCCATTAGCTCACGTGCTCAAATGATGTTTGACTGTGGATTAATAGCAGAAACTGAACAACTATTAAAAAACGGCCTGCGGGGAAGCCCGACCGCTCATAAAGCAACTGGGTATGCCGAGGCGATCAGCGTGATTGATCAACAGATGGATATTCCGCAAGCAGTGGAATCAGTGGCTTTCCATACTCGCCGGCTGGCGAAGAAACAGCGCACTTGGTTCCGGCGAGATCCGCGTATTAGCTGGGTTGACGTTGCTGAGAACAACGTTGAAGTTGCAGCCGATCAAGCTCTGCGACTTATCTCCGACGCGAGTGAAGAACTCTAA
- the miaB gene encoding tRNA (N6-isopentenyl adenosine(37)-C2)-methylthiotransferase MiaB, which produces MNEILDPTDVKTYAVRTLGCQMNVHDSERMAGLLDQAGIVPVELVPEKAARATEAGDQGADILVINTCSVRENAANKLFGQLGQLKSVKDARPDMQIAVGGCLAQQLRDGIIKRAPWVDVVLGTHNLDVLPTLLERARHNKKAAVEIEESLKVFPSTLPAHRESAYAAWVSIAVGCNNTCTFCIVPHLRGKERDRRPGEILAEIEAVVAQGAIEVTLLGQNVNSYGVGFGDRGAFAKLLRSCGDIEGLERVRFTSPHPAAFTDDVIDAMAETPNVMPSLHMPLQSGSDRVLRAMRRSYRSAKFLGILDRVREQIPHAAITTDIIVGFPGETEEDFQQTLDIVEQSRFSSAFTFLYSPRPGTPAADMDNQVPAEVASERYQRLLALQQRITLEENEKLVGQRVDVLVSHDGGRKDTQTARITGRAADNRLVHIGLPDHSTHNIRPGDMVSAVVTHAAPSHLVADSALSGGLFEVRPTRAGDAYEASERRKAHLAEEAAGRAPVSLGIPSIPVRKK; this is translated from the coding sequence ATGAACGAAATCCTGGATCCAACTGATGTGAAAACCTATGCTGTGCGTACCCTGGGGTGCCAGATGAACGTTCATGACTCAGAGCGGATGGCTGGCTTGTTAGACCAGGCTGGAATTGTTCCTGTTGAACTTGTTCCCGAAAAAGCCGCTCGTGCGACTGAAGCCGGTGATCAGGGCGCCGATATTCTCGTGATTAACACCTGCTCAGTTCGCGAAAATGCTGCCAATAAATTATTTGGGCAGCTTGGGCAGCTCAAATCTGTGAAAGATGCTCGTCCTGATATGCAAATTGCTGTTGGAGGTTGCCTTGCACAGCAGTTGCGAGACGGTATCATCAAGCGAGCTCCGTGGGTAGATGTTGTCCTAGGAACACACAATCTTGATGTCCTTCCAACTTTATTAGAACGTGCACGGCATAATAAAAAAGCTGCAGTTGAAATTGAAGAGTCCCTCAAGGTTTTCCCTTCGACTCTTCCGGCGCACCGAGAATCGGCCTATGCTGCGTGGGTTTCTATCGCCGTGGGCTGTAACAATACCTGTACTTTTTGCATCGTTCCGCATTTACGTGGAAAAGAACGCGATCGCAGGCCAGGAGAAATTTTAGCCGAAATAGAAGCAGTCGTTGCTCAGGGAGCAATTGAAGTTACGCTGTTGGGACAGAATGTCAATTCATACGGCGTTGGTTTTGGGGATCGTGGCGCATTTGCTAAACTGCTTCGCTCATGTGGCGATATCGAAGGTCTGGAGCGTGTTCGCTTTACCTCACCTCATCCGGCTGCCTTCACTGATGATGTTATCGATGCAATGGCAGAAACTCCTAATGTTATGCCATCGCTACATATGCCGTTGCAGTCCGGATCTGATCGCGTTTTGCGTGCGATGCGACGCTCATATCGTTCAGCGAAATTCCTAGGGATCCTAGATCGAGTTCGGGAGCAAATCCCGCACGCGGCAATCACCACCGATATTATTGTCGGTTTCCCTGGCGAAACCGAGGAAGACTTCCAGCAGACCCTTGATATAGTGGAACAATCGCGTTTCTCTTCGGCGTTCACATTCTTATACTCGCCTCGTCCAGGAACTCCGGCAGCGGATATGGACAATCAGGTTCCAGCCGAGGTTGCTTCGGAACGATATCAACGCCTCCTTGCACTACAACAACGTATCACTTTAGAAGAAAACGAAAAATTAGTCGGCCAGCGCGTTGATGTTTTAGTCTCCCACGATGGAGGACGTAAGGACACTCAGACTGCTCGAATTACCGGACGTGCAGCTGATAACCGGCTCGTGCATATCGGGCTACCCGATCACAGTACTCACAATATTCGCCCGGGGGACATGGTCTCTGCAGTCGTGACACACGCTGCTCCATCGCATTTGGTGGCTGATTCTGCTCTTAGTGGTGGTCTTTTTGAGGTGCGCCCCACTCGTGCCGGTGACGCATATGAAGCAAGCGAACGGCGCAAAGCACACCTTGCTGAAGAAGCTGCGGGGCGTGCTCCAGTCTCACTTGGTATTCCGAGCATTCCGGTACGGAAGAAATAG
- a CDS encoding regulatory protein RecX: MVNYAEDADESIRRRKYRSAAEIAQRKQERAARRSEEEWIQYARDLCYRQLGMMERSVFQLRQSMERNLVPQNIIDQTIQSFCEAGLVDDERFASMYVRSKFAEKTISRRGLQQELVRKGIAQEIISRAVKQIDSEAERDAALDFACRRIRSMASLEPLVIRRRLYGALARRGFSPDHVRYAVESALDSIDSDSANY; encoded by the coding sequence ATGGTTAATTACGCAGAAGACGCAGACGAAAGCATTCGTAGGAGAAAATATAGATCTGCCGCGGAAATTGCTCAGCGTAAACAAGAGCGGGCGGCAAGACGTAGCGAGGAAGAGTGGATCCAATATGCGAGAGACCTGTGCTATCGCCAATTGGGAATGATGGAACGATCCGTTTTTCAACTGCGACAATCAATGGAGCGTAATCTTGTTCCGCAGAACATTATTGACCAGACCATACAATCGTTTTGTGAAGCAGGCTTAGTCGATGATGAGCGGTTCGCATCAATGTACGTTAGATCAAAATTTGCCGAAAAAACTATTTCGCGTCGTGGTCTACAGCAAGAACTGGTCCGCAAGGGCATCGCGCAAGAGATAATCAGCAGAGCTGTTAAACAAATTGACAGTGAGGCAGAACGCGATGCGGCGCTCGATTTTGCGTGCCGGCGAATCAGGTCAATGGCATCGTTAGAACCGCTAGTCATTCGGCGACGATTGTATGGTGCGCTTGCCCGGCGAGGCTTTTCGCCGGATCATGTTAGGTATGCCGTGGAGTCCGCGCTCGATTCTATCGATTCGGATTCGGCTAACTATTGA
- the recA gene encoding recombinase RecA has protein sequence MAAKDKNARTKALETALGQIDRQFGKGSAMRLGDAPPQRVAVIPTGSLALDVALGIGGLPRGRVVEIYGPESSGKTTVALHAVANAQKLGGIAAFVDAEHALDPEYARKLGVDTDALIVSQPDTGEQALEIADMLIRSGALDIIVIDSVAALVPKAEIEGEMGDSHVGLQARLMSQALRKLTGALSAAGTTAIFINQLREKIGVFYGNPETTTGGKALKFYASVRLDVRRIETLKEGSNPIGNRTRVKVVKNKMAPPFKQAEFDILYGKGISTESGIIDLAVDMGIVRRSGSWYTYEGDQLGQGKEKARQFLQDNPEISEEIERKVLASIGINKDGTPIEELEEAQEL, from the coding sequence ATGGCTGCTAAAGATAAAAATGCGCGTACAAAAGCGCTAGAAACGGCACTGGGACAAATTGATCGCCAGTTCGGCAAAGGATCTGCCATGCGGTTGGGAGATGCTCCACCGCAGCGTGTTGCGGTCATTCCTACCGGCTCACTCGCATTAGATGTTGCCCTCGGTATTGGTGGTCTGCCTCGGGGGCGCGTGGTTGAAATTTATGGTCCAGAATCATCGGGAAAAACCACGGTCGCGTTACATGCTGTAGCGAATGCTCAAAAGCTCGGCGGAATTGCCGCGTTTGTTGATGCGGAGCATGCATTAGATCCAGAGTATGCGCGCAAGCTTGGCGTTGATACGGATGCATTGATTGTCTCTCAGCCAGACACTGGCGAACAGGCGCTCGAAATTGCCGATATGCTGATTCGCTCTGGCGCACTTGATATTATCGTTATTGATTCCGTTGCGGCTCTCGTGCCGAAAGCAGAAATTGAAGGTGAAATGGGCGACTCTCACGTTGGCCTTCAAGCACGATTGATGTCTCAAGCCCTTCGTAAGCTTACTGGAGCACTCTCAGCTGCTGGAACCACTGCGATTTTTATCAATCAGCTGCGTGAAAAAATCGGCGTCTTTTACGGTAATCCAGAAACTACTACTGGAGGCAAGGCGCTCAAGTTTTATGCGTCAGTTCGTCTTGATGTACGGCGCATTGAAACCCTTAAAGAGGGCTCTAACCCAATTGGAAATAGAACACGCGTTAAAGTTGTCAAGAATAAGATGGCTCCGCCATTTAAACAAGCTGAGTTCGATATTCTCTATGGTAAGGGCATATCTACTGAAAGTGGCATCATTGATCTAGCTGTCGATATGGGAATCGTCCGGCGGTCCGGTTCATGGTACACCTATGAAGGAGACCAGCTAGGACAAGGAAAAGAAAAAGCTCGTCAGTTCCTGCAGGATAATCCAGAGATCTCAGAGGAGATCGAACGTAAAGTTCTCGCCTCTATTGGTATTAACAAAGATGGGACCCCCATTGAAGAACTTGAGGAAGCTCAGGAACTCTAG
- a CDS encoding DUF3046 domain-containing protein — protein MKHTEFWQCVERAFPEGLGRGLVMDLVLPELGSVTAEQALKDRVDPQVVWTALRRAMDLPERYDYLHKINPRDIT, from the coding sequence ATGAAACATACCGAGTTTTGGCAATGCGTTGAGCGTGCTTTTCCGGAGGGATTAGGGCGCGGGTTGGTAATGGACTTAGTCCTGCCGGAACTTGGGTCAGTAACTGCAGAGCAAGCATTGAAGGATCGGGTTGATCCACAAGTTGTATGGACTGCACTTCGTCGTGCAATGGATCTTCCGGAGCGTTATGACTACCTACACAAAATTAACCCTCGGGATATAACCTAA
- a CDS encoding helix-turn-helix domain-containing protein: protein MKMTMNDMARETVLFRRELGEVLREYRQRQGRTLREVSSDARVSLGYLSEVERGQKEASSELLHSISVALNVPMSHILRLVADRIDIAEGRIPPMMRKPRIPDSVPESLVRAELAAMRG from the coding sequence ATGAAGATGACTATGAATGACATGGCCCGCGAAACAGTCCTATTCCGTCGTGAACTAGGTGAAGTGCTTCGTGAGTATCGTCAACGGCAGGGGCGTACTCTCCGCGAAGTCTCATCTGATGCTCGAGTTTCACTTGGATATCTTTCTGAAGTTGAGCGCGGACAGAAAGAAGCCTCATCTGAGTTGCTACACTCTATTTCTGTCGCACTTAATGTTCCAATGAGTCATATCTTACGTCTCGTCGCTGATCGTATTGATATAGCTGAAGGACGTATTCCGCCAATGATGCGTAAACCGCGAATTCCAGATTCTGTCCCAGAATCACTCGTTCGTGCAGAGCTTGCTGCTATGCGTGGCTAG